A stretch of the Diprion similis isolate iyDipSimi1 chromosome 14, iyDipSimi1.1, whole genome shotgun sequence genome encodes the following:
- the LOC124414575 gene encoding uncharacterized protein LOC124414575: MFSSKPKTFYDAIDLLVKFNCFLGLGVYRQENQSRVALFFMTFYTVAINIGIWLGTYIGFAQIAKTSDAGNTSPTALIMYKALVYTNSSFTVMTPITVWLRRKVLTSSFEEMMIIDNSFETILESRNKYTKRYINLLVELISISLFVFGVCICDIAWTRIWGMVDNQSIQSIWGTLATLHHPILLTLILDINFCTFIRYLEKQFEDLNSGILKLAIESNCANTSKRPGLQMYSRDFMPTKLAPEVENIVATSFVKDKYYLLQRIRKTHLTLTKLTKKLNTAFGLQNLFSLVDSLVMITGLSYTIYGTLSWKSFNYDKFQEIISPIAWTLIYGYKIWVICHACYKVTREIQRTGQVIYDLLGRKVDTELQKEIRDFSLQMLKNPVSFNVYGILTLDHSFIQQVIEFFHGFVHSCLFLCVLFALNDR, translated from the exons ATGTTTTCATCAAAGCCAAAAACCTTTTACGACGCGATAGATCTGCTCGTTAAGTTCAATTGCTTCCTGGGATTAGGTGTCTATCGGCAAGAGAACCAATCTCGtgttgcattatttttcatgacaTTTTACACAGTTGCTATCAATATTGGAATATGGCTTGGAACTTATATTGGCTTTGCACAAATAGCAAAGACTTCAGATGCTGGAAACACCTCGCCAACGGCTCTTATAATGTATAAAGCCCTTGTTTATACAAACTCGTCTTTTACCGTGATGACTCCAATCACAGTATGGCTTCGAAGAAAGGTA TTGACTAGCTCTTTCGaagaaatgatgataatagATAACTCCTTCGAAACTATTCTTGAATCTCGGAATAAATACACAAAACGGTATATCAATCTACTGGTTGAACTTATCAGCATTTCTCTATTCGTCTTCGGAGTGTGCATTTGTGACATTGCATGGACGCGGATATGGGGTATGGTGGATAACCAATCGATACAATCAATATGGGGCACTCTGGCGACTCTACATCATCCGATACTCCTTACACTTATTTTAGACATAAATTTCTGTACCTTCATAAG ATACTTGGAAAAGCAATTCGAAGACTTGAACAGCGGTATATTGAAATTAGCAATAGAATCTAACTGTGCCAACACTAGCAAGAGACCAGGGTTGCAGATGTATTCTCGAGATTTTATGCCAACGAAATTAGCACctgaagttgaaaatattgtagcCACAAGCTTTGTCAAAGACAAGTACTACTTGCTACAAAGAATTCG AAAAACTCACTTGACTCTCACCAAGCTGACTAAGAAGTTGAACACAGCCTTTGGACTACAGAATCTCTTTTCTTTGGTTGATTCATTGGTCATGATCACCGGATTGTCGTATACTATTTACGGTACTTTGTCGTGGAAGAGTTTTAATTACGATAAGTTTCAAGAGATAATCTCCCCGATTGCATGGACCCTGATTTACGGGTATAAAATTTGGGTTATCTGTCACGCCTGCTATAAGGTTACCAGAGAG ATTCAGAGAACTGGGCAAGTAATTTATGACCTTCTCGGGAGAAAAGTGGATACTGAACTTCAAAAAGAG ATCAGAGACTTTTCTCTACAGATGCTTAAAAATCCGGTTAGCTTTAACGTTTACGGAATACTAACCTTGGACCATTCCTTCATCCAACaggtgattgaattttttcacggtTTCGTACACTCGTGTCTATTTCTATGTGTATTGTTTGCTCTGAATGACAGGTGA
- the LOC124414572 gene encoding uncharacterized protein LOC124414572 gives MTMAVHYPVLVILLMDLNFYISLRYLQEKFRRLNRVLRELVQELSGLCNKKTGLQVSQNSEKAMKMYEINAIAAEGFSRRASYLLREIQYKEPETLFTKFYHPKCITNFKSRLNSFQYR, from the exons ATGACAATGGCTGTTCATTATCCAGTGCTCGTGATCCTTTTGATGGACTTGAACTTCTATATCAGCTTACG ATATCTTCAagagaaatttcgacgtctgaACAGAGTTTTGAGAGAATTGGTGCAAGAGCTTTCAGGTCTTTGTAACAAGAAGACAGGATTACAGGTTTCTCAGAACAGTGAAAAAGCGATGAAAATGTACGAAATCAACGCTATCGCAGCAGAAGGTTTTAGTAGGAGAGCATCGTATTTGTTGCGTGAAATTCA ATACAAAGAACCGGAGACTTTGTTTACGAAATTTTATCACCCCAAGTGCATCACGAATTTCAAAAGCAG GTTGAACTCTTTTCAATACAGATGA
- the LOC124414454 gene encoding putative gustatory receptor 28b: MTYFAWDLITEASHFHGASATVLVMYKTITYINSCVTIISPFSVWLRRKALADCLQQMTTLEHMFHHSIGVKREYKFMYIRLANAVFLIVAVTVCVTIYDFTQVPKDSVSLMETLSVTILIHYPLIVTLLMDLNFCVKAGYLRRKFRDLNAILLRLGEILLTNGSNKKRKIEGLWVVHKTDSPQTEHSSRDVSESLSEIRKAYSELCKLTRTVNFAFGIQNLLSMGISFIVITGMLYTICRALSLGGLTYATVRNIISATLWSVIYILKILVISHICWRTGKEARRTGKLIYDLLESRADKNLQTEIEAFSVQIIQHPIEFSAHGFFTLDFTLVQGMIGSISTYLVILMQLSPSNGQT, from the exons ATGACTTACTTTGCATGGGATTTGATCACAGAAGCTTCACATTTCCACGGTGCTTCAGCCACTGTTCTTGTCATGTACAAAACGATCACGTACATCAATTCTTGTGTTACCATCATCTCTCCATTTTCTGTTTGGTTACGGAGAAAG GCATTGGCTGACTGTTTACAACAAATGACGACCTTGGAACATATGTTTCACCATTCCATTGGAGTCAAAAGGGAATACAAATTCATGTACATTCGTCTAGCAAATGCAGTTTTTCTCATTGTTGCAGTCACGGTATGTGTAACAATATACGACTTCACACAGGTACCGAAAGACAGCGTATCTCTCATGGAAACTCTCAGTGTCACAATTCTGATACATTATCCGTTGATTGTCACACTTCTGATGGACTTGAACTTCTGCGTCAAGGCGGG ATACCTTCGAAGAAAATTCCGAGATTTGAATGCAATTTTGCTAAGATTGGGAGAAATTCTTTTGACGAATGGTTCCaacaagaaacgaaaaattgaaggaCTGTGGGTAGTGCATAAAACTGATAGTCCGCAAACCGAACACTCAAGTCGGGATGTTTCAGAGTCGTTGAGTGAAATTCG GAAAGCTTACTCAGAACTCTGTAAATTGACTCGAACGGTGAACTTTGCCTTTGGAATACAAAATCTATTGTCTATGGGAATATCCTTCATCGTAATTACTGGGATGTTATACACCATTTGCCGTGCTTTATCATTGGGAGGTCTTACCTATGCCACCGTCCGGAACATAATCTCGGCGACCCTTTGGAGTGTAATTTACATCCTCAAGATTTTGGTGATCAGCCACATTTGCTGGCGGACTGGCAAGGAG gcACGACGAACCGGGAAGTTGATCTACGATCTGCTGGAATCCAGAGCAGATAAGAACCTTCAAACGGAG ATTGAAGCCTTTTCAGTACAGATCATTCAGCATCCCATAGAGTTTAGTGCTCATGGATTCTTCACTCTGGATTTCACCCTTGTTCAAGGT atGATTGGATCCATATCAACGTATCTGGTGATCCTTATGCAGTTGAGTCCTTCCAATGGTCAAACCTAA
- the LOC124414455 gene encoding putative gustatory receptor 28b — MFCREPKTFHDAIKPLTYANWVLGIGIFRQPKQSAPTYYCMQVLTVIFNIMNWTFIYVGVSGVLQVNVSKGDSPVSHKSMYRVLICTSTGIAIIATALVWLKRKELKSCLRNYVYLDDIFQSTFGIKNDYKVLYIRLYRRVIAVFLVIFSVAIYDFAWMMKRERSMFANFCVSVTIHQPMLVTLLLDLNFCASATYVKEKFRHLNNILQEMGQRQTSRRSSPRLSFIVQNITNISEYGAKYPQTASPTSNQHQLLHEIQKAHWELSRMAKKLNGVFGMQNLLFMGSSFVITTGMLYTMYSAYVLNSETKGDINRVIPPMILMVISSFKIWVTNHSCWDTSNEAQKTGEVIYELFKPNVKDERLQKQIHEFSVQMIQNPVKFDACGFFYMDYTFVQSVIGSITTYLVILIQMSH, encoded by the exons aTGTTTTGCCGCGAACCAAAAACCTTCCACGACGCTATCAAGCCGCTCACTTACGCCAACTGGGTTCTCGGCATTGGCATCTTCCGACAACCAAAACAAAGTGCTCCGACATACTACTGCATGCAAGTACTGACAGTGATATTCAATATAATGAACTGGACTTTCATTTACGTGGGGGTGAGCGGAGTGCTACAGGTTAATGTTTCAAAGGGTGATTCGCCAGTGTCTCATAAGAGCATGTATAGAGTGCTTATCTGCACAAGTACTGGCATCGCAATTATTGCTACTGCTTTGGTTTGGCTCAAAAGAAAG GAACTCAAGAGTTGTTTGAGAAATTACGTCTACTTAGATGACATCTTTCAGTCTACTTTCGGAATTAAGAATGATTACAAAGTACTGTACATTCGTTTATATCGTCGAGTGATTGCTGTTTTTCTAGTCATATTCTCGGTGGCTATTTACGACTTCGCTTGGATGATGAAACGCGAACGGTCaatgtttgcaaatttttgcgTATCTGTGACTATTCATCAACCAATGCTCGTCACGCTTTTACTGGACTTGAACTTCTGTGCCAGCGCAAC ATATGTGAAGGAAAAATTTCGACACCTGAACAACATTCTACAGGAAATGGGTCAACGGCAGACCAGCCGTCGCTCTAGTCCAAGACTTTCTTTCATTGTCCAAAATATCACAAATATATCAGAATATGGGGCCAAATATCCACAAACCGCAAGCCCGACCAGCAACCAACATCAGTTGCTACATGAAATCCA GAAAGCTCACTGGGAACTCTCCAGGATGGCCAAGAAATTGAACGGCGTATTCGGAATGCAAAACCTGTTGTTCATGGGATCGTCATTTGTCATTACCACGGGGATGTTGTATACGATGTACAGCGCATACGTGTTGAACAGCGAGACGAAGGGTGACATCAATCGCGTGATTCCCCCGATGATATTGATGGTCATAAgcagtttcaaaatttgggtGACTAATCACTCATGTTGGGACACCAGCAATGAG GCACAGAAAACTGGTGAAGTTATTTACGAGCTCTTCAAACCGAATGTGAAAGATGAAAGACTGCAGAAACAG ATCCATGAATTTTCCGTACAGATGATTCAGAACCCTGTGAAATTTGATGCCTGTGGCTTCTTCTACATGGATTACACATTTGTTCAAAGC GTAATTGGGTCGATAACGACATATCTTGTAATCCTCATCCAAATGAGCCACTGA
- the LOC124414573 gene encoding uncharacterized protein LOC124414573: protein MQTFFSEPKTLREAVKSLVYFNWFVGIGIFRKPNHSAFVHFAMQLHVVIVNTIRLTITYIGMTDALQKLDYGSISLMSIIMYKTLMCINSCVVVITPLLVWIRRKSCSRCFQEMAALDDVFQSILGIENNYKKLHTRINVQSIIVLLIVFIVTISDQAMNPDRFQGPLRIWDLCIFVAVHQPLLVIILLDLIFYVSIECVREKFRSLNDSLLKLARQTATFDSNESLSITVRVDVNKTPSSGRERKPSQSMATNQYIFLRKIRKSHWELCKLAKKINDTFGLQNLMFMGISFVMITGLLYTIYCAYARQNSTRYQTFEITTSTLWVVVFASHIWMICHLCWSTSNETQRTGEILCEFSTAKMNDAELSNEVEKFAVQTSQNPVKFNACGFFYMDYTFVQNVIGSITTYLVILIQIGN, encoded by the exons ATGCAGACGTTCTTCTCAGAGCCAAAAACTTTGCGGGAAGCTGTCAAGTCTTTGGTTTATTTCAACTGGTTCGTGGGAATTggcatttttcgaaaaccgAACCACAGTGCCTTCGTGCATTTTGCTATGCAATTGCACGTTGTGATTGTTAATACGATAAGGTTAACTATCACTTACATAGGTATGACTGACGCACTACAAAAGCTAGATTACGGAAGCATATCCCTAATGTCTATCATCATGTATAAGACACTTATGTGTATAAATTCCTGCGTCGTAGTGATTACACCATTGTTAGTATGGATCCGAAGAAAG TCGTGTAGCCGATGTTTTCAAGAGATGGCAGCCTTAGACGATGTGTTTCAATCAATTCTGGGAATCgaaaacaattataaaaaactGCACACACGCATAAATGTCCAATCGATCATCGTCCTCTTGATCGTGTTCATAGTGACCATTTCCGACCAGGCCATGAACCCAGACAGGTTTCAAGGGCCGTTGAGGATATGGGATCTCTGCATTTTCGTGGCTGTACATCAACCATTACTCGTTATAATTTTACTGGACCTCATCTTCTATGTATCCATAGA gtgtgtcagagaaaaatttcgaagcttGAACGATAGTCTACTGAAATTGGCCAGACAAACTGCCACCTTCGACTCCAATGAAAGCCTGTCTATAACTGTTCGAGTTGATGTTAATAAAACACCAAGCAGTGGAAGGGAAAGAAAACCAAGTCAGAGCATGGCGACCAACCAGTATATCTTTTTACGGAAAATCCG aaaATCTCACTGGGAACTCTGCAAACTTGCAAAGAAGATAAACGATACCTtcggattacaaaatttgatgTTTATGGGAATATCTTTCGTCATGATTACGGGATTATTGTACACCATTTATTGTGCTTACGCACGGCAAAATTCAACACGGTACCAAACTTTTGAAATAACTACGTCCACGTTGTGGGTGGTCGTTTTTGCGTCACATATTTGGATGATTTGTCACTTATGCTGGAGTACCAGCAATGAG ACTCAACGGACTGGGGAAattctttgtgaattttcaacagCAAAAATGAATGACGCTGAACTAAGCAACGAG GTCGAAAAATTTGCAGTACAGACGTCTCAGAATCCCGTGAAATTTAATGCCTGCGGTTTCTTCTACATGGATTACACGTTTGTTCAAAAC GTAATTGGGTCCATAACGACATATCTTGTAATCCTTATCCAGATTGGTAACTGA